A window from Shimia isoporae encodes these proteins:
- a CDS encoding bleomycin resistance protein, with amino-acid sequence MQLQQITPFVPCSNLERQIGFYRDVLGFEVGFQADNYAFLRRDCVAVRLVEVFPEVDLGHPEREGSFYIDVADLDALYAEMKAQLDKLPRERVRAPFNQDYGQREFHVADEDCTLVFFGQSLA; translated from the coding sequence ATGCAGCTTCAACAGATCACGCCATTCGTGCCCTGCAGCAATTTGGAGCGCCAGATCGGGTTCTATCGGGATGTTTTAGGGTTCGAAGTCGGTTTCCAAGCCGACAACTACGCGTTCCTGCGGCGGGATTGCGTTGCTGTACGGTTGGTTGAAGTTTTTCCAGAGGTAGATCTCGGTCATCCAGAACGTGAAGGCAGCTTTTACATCGATGTAGCAGACCTCGACGCGCTTTATGCGGAAATGAAAGCCCAGTTAGACAAGTTGCCCAGGGAGCGGGTGCGTGCTCCATTTAATCAGGACTATGGCCAGCGGGAATTTCACGTCGCGGACGAGGATTGCACTCTGGTGTTTTTTGGTCAGTCGCTGGCTTGA
- a CDS encoding DUF2189 domain-containing protein translates to MTQEAAAPTDTGISPEMGVPPLGAAEFPMLKEALRRGARDFVKKPLYGIAFSLFYVIGGWAMLWLTWVSGQSYWLTFAAIGFPLIGPFAAVGLYEVSRRLENKSPMTWGDITGVVIRQSKRQLPSICAVIIIVFLFWFFLAHMIFALFLGLSTMTNVSSSLDIYFTINGLQMLAMGTVVGAGFALLLYMITVVSLPLLLDREVDFVTAMISSFKFVQDNFKVMFAWGALLAVVTFLSMMPGFLGLFVSLPILGHASWHLYAQLKAAGAQG, encoded by the coding sequence ATGACGCAGGAGGCGGCAGCACCAACGGACACCGGCATTTCGCCGGAAATGGGAGTTCCGCCTCTGGGTGCGGCCGAATTTCCGATGTTGAAGGAAGCGCTGCGTCGCGGAGCGCGGGATTTCGTCAAAAAGCCACTTTATGGAATCGCCTTCTCTCTGTTTTACGTGATCGGAGGCTGGGCCATGTTGTGGCTGACGTGGGTCAGTGGGCAGAGTTACTGGCTGACCTTTGCGGCGATTGGTTTTCCTTTGATCGGTCCATTTGCCGCCGTTGGTCTTTATGAGGTTAGCCGCCGACTGGAAAACAAAAGTCCAATGACATGGGGAGATATCACCGGCGTGGTGATACGACAAAGCAAACGGCAGCTACCGTCAATCTGTGCGGTTATTATCATCGTGTTCTTGTTCTGGTTTTTCTTGGCACACATGATTTTCGCGCTTTTTTTGGGACTCTCTACAATGACGAACGTGTCGAGCTCGCTCGATATCTATTTTACGATCAACGGATTGCAGATGCTGGCAATGGGGACTGTGGTCGGAGCGGGTTTTGCGCTGCTGCTTTACATGATTACCGTTGTAAGCTTGCCACTGTTGTTGGATCGCGAGGTGGATTTTGTCACCGCGATGATTTCGAGCTTCAAATTCGTGCAAGACAATTTCAAGGTCATGTTCGCTTGGGGCGCATTGCTGGCTGTTGTGACCTTCCTTTCGATGATGCCAGGCTTTTTGGGTCTTTTTGTTTCACTGCCGATTCTGGGCCACGCAAGTTGGCATTTGTATGCGCAGTTGAAGGCTGCAGGCGCTCAAGGATAG
- the prfB gene encoding peptide chain release factor 2 — protein MRAEAQNLVADIEKSLELLRQRMGFETAAFRLEEFNARVEDPDLWNDPAAAQKLMRERQMLVDALDTVKAIETEMRDNVELIELGEMEEDEEVVEEAETALAALKEKAAKKELEALLNGETDGNDAFLEIKSGAGGTEACDWASMLARMYVRWAESRGFSVELQEEQAGTEAGIKSATYQIKGHNAYGWLKSESGTHRLVRISPFGKGTRETSFAAVGAYPVIDDNIEVEVNPADIRIDTYRSSGAGGQHVNTTDSAVRITHHPTGIVVTSSEKSQHQNRDIAMKALKSRLYQLELDRRSAEVNALHEAKGDAGWGAQIRSYVMQPYQMVKDLRTNYETADTKGVLDGDLDGFMAATLAMNVAGKSRADAQSEE, from the coding sequence ATGCGCGCTGAAGCACAGAACCTTGTTGCAGATATCGAAAAATCCCTGGAGCTGTTGCGTCAGCGGATGGGATTTGAAACTGCAGCTTTCCGTTTGGAAGAGTTCAACGCGCGGGTGGAGGACCCTGACCTGTGGAATGATCCGGCAGCGGCTCAAAAGCTGATGCGCGAGCGCCAGATGCTTGTTGATGCACTGGATACCGTCAAAGCCATCGAAACCGAGATGCGTGACAATGTCGAACTCATTGAACTGGGCGAGATGGAAGAAGACGAAGAGGTCGTGGAAGAAGCCGAGACAGCCTTGGCCGCGCTCAAAGAAAAGGCGGCGAAGAAGGAGCTTGAAGCGCTTCTGAACGGCGAAACAGATGGGAATGACGCCTTTCTTGAAATCAAATCCGGCGCAGGCGGAACAGAAGCTTGCGACTGGGCCAGCATGCTGGCGCGTATGTATGTGCGATGGGCTGAAAGCCGCGGTTTTTCTGTTGAGTTGCAGGAAGAGCAGGCAGGTACGGAAGCTGGAATCAAATCTGCGACCTATCAGATCAAGGGCCACAATGCTTACGGTTGGTTGAAGTCAGAAAGTGGTACGCACCGTTTGGTGCGGATTTCCCCCTTTGGCAAAGGCACACGGGAGACATCATTTGCAGCCGTTGGCGCTTATCCTGTGATTGACGACAACATCGAGGTGGAAGTGAACCCAGCCGATATTCGGATCGATACCTATCGGTCGTCCGGTGCAGGTGGGCAGCACGTGAACACCACCGACTCGGCGGTGCGGATCACGCACCACCCGACGGGTATCGTTGTTACCAGCTCGGAAAAATCGCAGCACCAGAACCGTGATATCGCGATGAAAGCGCTGAAATCGCGGCTTTACCAACTCGAACTTGATCGCCGTAGCGCTGAGGTGAATGCTCTGCACGAAGCTAAAGGTGATGCTGGTTGGGGCGCGCAAATCCGTTCGTATGTGATGCAGCCATATCAGATGGTCAAAGACCTTCGTACGAACTATGAAACCGCGGATACCAAAGGCGTACTGGACGGCGACCTTGACGGGTTCATGGCGGCGACACTGGCGATGAACGTGGCTGGAAAGAGCCGGGCGGACGCGCAGAGCGAGGAATAA
- the ilvN gene encoding acetolactate synthase small subunit yields MSALKIKKGSTSHSAYNLRPTFSDEPETHTLAVLVDNEPGVLARVIGLFSGRGYNIESLTVAEVDHTGHLSRITVVTTGTPQVIEQIKAQLGRIVPVHAVHDLTVEGASVERELALFKVAGTGDKRVEALRLADIFRANAVDSTLESFVFELTGAPEKIDAFADLMRPLGLIEVARTGVAALSRGAE; encoded by the coding sequence ATGTCTGCTCTAAAAATCAAAAAAGGCTCCACGAGCCACTCCGCCTACAACCTGCGCCCGACTTTCTCGGACGAGCCGGAAACCCACACGTTGGCCGTGCTGGTGGACAACGAACCTGGTGTCTTGGCCCGCGTGATCGGGTTGTTTTCCGGCCGCGGCTACAACATCGAAAGCCTGACGGTGGCCGAAGTTGATCACACTGGCCACCTCTCGCGGATCACCGTCGTAACCACCGGCACGCCGCAGGTCATTGAACAGATCAAGGCCCAACTTGGCCGGATCGTACCAGTTCATGCTGTGCACGACCTCACCGTCGAAGGCGCATCTGTAGAGCGTGAACTTGCGCTCTTCAAAGTGGCCGGTACCGGGGACAAACGCGTTGAGGCTTTGCGCCTTGCCGATATCTTCCGCGCGAATGCAGTTGATAGCACATTGGAGAGCTTTGTGTTTGAACTTACGGGCGCTCCAGAGAAAATCGACGCCTTCGCGGATCTTATGCGCCCCCTTGGACTGATTGAAGTAGCCCGTACCGGCGTTGCTGCGCTGTCGCGCGGCGCAGAGTAG
- a CDS encoding helix-turn-helix domain-containing protein: MAEALWTHGNGKSPAELRQMFGHNLRTLAREYPSVSKLCRDLGINRTQFNRYLAGESFPRPDVLYRICEFFGTDARILLEPIDNIEPDNGILNHPYLADYVGSGATDIPQDVFPDGFYHFSRRSFIESELIITGLVYVFRKDNHCFIRAYEAKKAMEEQGLPTDAETREFRGVVLPQEDGVAAVLSHRRTMATSFNYLSRVASFQNHYWIGYATRTVRETVTGRRAARLVYEHLGRDISTALKVARTVGFRRPEDLPPYHRKLLQLGRPFA; encoded by the coding sequence TTGGCTGAGGCGCTCTGGACCCACGGCAATGGCAAATCTCCAGCCGAATTGCGCCAGATGTTCGGTCACAATTTGCGCACGCTTGCCCGTGAATACCCTTCGGTTTCTAAACTGTGCCGAGACCTTGGCATTAACCGCACCCAGTTCAATCGCTACTTGGCCGGCGAGAGCTTTCCGCGCCCCGATGTGCTTTATCGGATCTGCGAGTTTTTCGGCACAGATGCTCGCATCCTTCTGGAACCCATCGACAACATCGAGCCTGACAACGGCATTCTCAATCATCCTTATTTGGCTGACTACGTGGGATCTGGTGCCACAGACATTCCGCAGGATGTATTTCCGGACGGATTTTACCACTTCTCTCGTCGCAGTTTCATCGAAAGCGAGCTCATCATCACTGGGCTTGTCTATGTATTCCGGAAAGACAATCACTGCTTCATCCGCGCCTATGAAGCCAAAAAGGCAATGGAGGAGCAGGGCTTACCTACAGATGCGGAGACCCGTGAGTTTCGCGGCGTTGTCCTGCCACAGGAAGACGGCGTTGCAGCCGTTTTGAGTCACCGCCGTACAATGGCGACGTCCTTCAACTATCTCAGCCGCGTGGCCAGCTTCCAAAACCACTACTGGATTGGATACGCCACGCGCACGGTGCGCGAAACAGTCACCGGACGACGCGCGGCGCGCCTGGTTTACGAACATCTGGGACGGGACATCTCTACAGCTTTGAAGGTCGCCCGCACTGTCGGGTTCCGGCGTCCCGAAGACCTACCTCCCTACCACCGAAAGCTGTTGCAACTGGGCCGTCCCTTTGCGTGA
- a CDS encoding aromatic ring-hydroxylating oxygenase subunit alpha encodes MTSTPTDLDAVRRPVEKAKGLPNPHYTDAAVFAEETQAALLSTWAGLAVAADVPEAGDAKPISFLGMPLLLLRDREGIVRVFNNTCRHRGMILVEEPRKIEGAIRCPYHSWCYATDGRLVTTPHVGGPGQNKHDAMKREDLGLIEVRTHIWRDVVFVNISGDAPAFEDVHEDLLDRWKEFDQPHHHGGPDSRFELRVKTNWKLAVENYCESYHLPWVHPGLNSYSRLEDHYNINELGRYSGQGTNVYRQLTGENGATFPDFAGLSDFWNEGAEYIAVYPNVLLGAQRDHAFAIVLEPVDTENTVEHIHLYYATEETDAELRARNTAQWKEVFEEDVFVVEGMQRGRHAPGFDGGRFSPAMDGPTHCFHDWVAQRLQMHRASNSNAAE; translated from the coding sequence ATGACCAGCACCCCGACCGACCTCGACGCCGTCCGCCGTCCTGTTGAAAAGGCCAAAGGCCTGCCAAACCCGCACTACACGGACGCAGCCGTCTTTGCCGAGGAAACACAGGCAGCGCTTCTATCGACTTGGGCTGGTCTCGCCGTCGCAGCGGATGTTCCGGAAGCCGGCGACGCAAAGCCAATCTCGTTTCTGGGAATGCCGCTTTTGCTTCTCCGGGATCGTGAAGGCATCGTGCGCGTGTTCAACAACACTTGTCGTCACCGAGGCATGATCCTCGTCGAAGAGCCACGAAAGATCGAAGGCGCAATTCGCTGCCCCTATCATTCTTGGTGCTACGCAACTGATGGTCGTCTGGTCACAACCCCTCACGTTGGCGGTCCAGGTCAAAACAAGCACGACGCCATGAAGCGTGAGGATCTTGGCCTGATTGAGGTCCGAACCCACATCTGGCGCGACGTTGTTTTCGTCAATATCTCTGGCGATGCGCCCGCTTTTGAGGATGTGCACGAAGACCTTCTTGATCGCTGGAAAGAATTCGATCAGCCACATCACCACGGTGGGCCGGACAGCCGATTTGAGTTGCGCGTCAAAACCAATTGGAAACTTGCCGTCGAAAATTACTGCGAAAGCTATCACCTGCCGTGGGTCCATCCTGGCCTGAACAGCTATTCTCGTCTCGAAGACCACTACAATATCAATGAATTGGGACGCTATTCGGGACAAGGCACCAACGTTTACAGGCAACTCACAGGCGAAAATGGCGCTACCTTCCCTGACTTTGCAGGGCTGTCCGACTTCTGGAACGAAGGTGCCGAATATATTGCCGTCTATCCCAACGTGTTGCTCGGCGCGCAACGCGACCATGCCTTCGCAATTGTGCTTGAACCCGTTGATACGGAAAACACGGTGGAACACATCCACCTTTATTACGCGACCGAAGAAACCGACGCAGAACTGCGCGCCAGAAACACTGCGCAATGGAAAGAAGTTTTCGAGGAAGACGTATTTGTTGTCGAAGGCATGCAGCGTGGGCGACATGCGCCGGGCTTTGACGGTGGACGTTTTTCACCCGCAATGGATGGACCAACCCACTGTTTCCACGATTGGGTTGCTCAGCGGTTGCAAATGCACCGCGCGTCAAATTCCAACGCCGCCGAATGA
- a CDS encoding response regulator transcription factor — protein sequence MTLDAQASPIRVAIVDDHPMVAEGIQSILESYDDISVVGTLTNGREAVDRLPVLRPDVVLMDLNMPEIGGLTATEMLLELDPDLRVLILSMHDSPEYISTALSHGAMGYVLKDVQTEEIKTAIDEVMQGNRYLCTGAKGSLEPTDGGEREPLTSREQTVLLQLAQGKSNKEVAIELDISVRTVETHRKNIKRKLGISSTAGLTRYAMEHGVLQGTGVGL from the coding sequence ATGACACTCGATGCCCAAGCCTCCCCCATTCGGGTCGCTATCGTTGACGACCACCCCATGGTTGCCGAAGGCATCCAATCCATATTGGAAAGTTACGACGACATCTCTGTGGTCGGCACACTCACAAATGGTCGCGAAGCCGTGGACCGGCTACCGGTTCTGCGCCCGGACGTTGTGCTTATGGATTTGAATATGCCGGAAATCGGCGGCCTGACGGCGACCGAAATGCTTCTGGAACTGGATCCTGATCTGCGTGTTCTCATCCTGTCCATGCACGACAGCCCCGAATATATCTCGACAGCCCTTAGCCACGGCGCAATGGGATATGTCCTCAAGGACGTTCAAACCGAAGAGATCAAAACCGCGATCGATGAAGTTATGCAGGGCAACCGATATCTCTGTACCGGCGCCAAAGGTTCGCTCGAACCGACCGACGGTGGAGAGCGCGAACCGCTGACAAGTCGCGAGCAAACCGTGCTTCTCCAGCTTGCACAGGGCAAATCCAACAAAGAAGTGGCTATTGAACTGGATATCTCCGTGCGGACTGTGGAAACCCACCGCAAGAACATCAAGCGAAAGCTGGGCATCAGCAGCACCGCCGGCCTCACCCGTTACGCGATGGAACACGGCGTTCTGCAAGGTACTGGCGTTGGTCTTTGA
- a CDS encoding acetolactate synthase 3 large subunit, whose protein sequence is MTRQMTGAKMVVQALKDQGVDTVFGYPGGAVLPIYDEIFQQNDIRHILVRHEQGAVHAAEGYARSTGKVGVALVTSGPGATNAVTGLTDALLDSIPIVVLTGQVPTFMIGSDAFQEADTVGITRPCTKHNWLAKDTDTLAETLHQAFHVARSGRPGPVLIDIPKDVQFANGNYTAPEKSDTTIYQPQTKGDIEAINELVEAIAVAERPVFYTGGGVISSGPQASKLLRELVEATNIPITSTLMGLGAYPASGPNWLGMLGMHGLYEANMAMHDCDLMINIGARFDDRITGLISAFSPGSKKAHIDIDPSSINKVIKADIPIVGDVTSVLTDLLKVFKAQGKRTNKDAIAKWHDQINDWRKVECLKYVQEGKTIKPQYALARLEALTKDMDRYVTTEVGQHQMWAAQYLGFEDPNRWMTSGGLGTMGYGFPASIGVQMAHPDSLVINVAGEASWLMNMQEMGTAVQFRLPVKQFILNNERLGMVRQWQELLHGERYSHSWSEALPDFVKLAEAFGAKGILCSDPDDLDDAIMEMINHDGPVIFDCLVEKHENCFPMIPSGKPHNEMLLGEANTQGVIQSGGAVLV, encoded by the coding sequence ATGACACGTCAAATGACCGGAGCGAAAATGGTGGTTCAAGCCCTGAAGGATCAGGGTGTGGACACAGTCTTTGGCTACCCCGGAGGCGCCGTCCTTCCAATTTATGACGAGATCTTTCAGCAGAACGACATTCGCCATATTCTGGTGCGCCACGAACAAGGCGCCGTTCACGCTGCAGAAGGCTATGCTCGATCAACTGGCAAGGTAGGTGTGGCACTTGTTACCTCGGGCCCAGGTGCGACAAACGCTGTCACCGGCCTGACGGACGCGCTGCTGGACTCGATTCCGATCGTTGTCCTGACAGGTCAGGTCCCAACCTTTATGATCGGTTCGGACGCCTTTCAGGAGGCTGACACCGTAGGCATCACTCGCCCGTGCACCAAACACAACTGGCTCGCCAAGGATACCGATACACTTGCGGAAACACTGCATCAGGCGTTTCACGTGGCCCGCTCAGGTCGCCCCGGCCCGGTGCTGATCGACATCCCGAAGGATGTACAGTTCGCCAACGGCAATTACACAGCTCCAGAGAAGTCGGACACCACAATCTATCAGCCGCAAACCAAGGGCGACATCGAAGCCATCAACGAATTGGTCGAGGCCATCGCTGTGGCCGAACGCCCGGTTTTCTACACAGGCGGCGGTGTTATCAGTTCCGGTCCGCAGGCGTCCAAACTGCTGCGTGAGTTGGTTGAGGCAACCAACATCCCGATCACGTCTACCTTGATGGGACTGGGCGCCTACCCCGCATCTGGCCCCAACTGGCTGGGCATGCTGGGTATGCACGGCCTGTATGAGGCCAACATGGCGATGCATGACTGTGATCTGATGATCAACATTGGTGCCCGTTTTGACGACCGGATCACCGGTCTGATCTCTGCCTTCTCGCCCGGGTCTAAGAAGGCGCACATCGATATTGATCCGTCTTCGATCAACAAAGTGATCAAAGCCGATATTCCGATCGTTGGCGACGTGACCTCTGTGCTGACCGATCTCTTGAAAGTCTTTAAGGCGCAAGGCAAACGCACCAACAAGGACGCCATCGCCAAGTGGCACGATCAAATCAACGACTGGCGCAAAGTCGAATGCCTCAAATATGTACAGGAAGGCAAAACGATCAAACCGCAATATGCGCTGGCTCGCCTTGAGGCGTTGACCAAAGACATGGATCGCTATGTCACCACCGAAGTCGGCCAACACCAGATGTGGGCCGCACAATACCTCGGCTTTGAAGATCCCAACCGTTGGATGACCTCCGGTGGTCTCGGCACTATGGGTTACGGTTTTCCTGCGTCTATCGGTGTGCAGATGGCACATCCCGATAGCCTCGTGATCAACGTTGCGGGCGAAGCCAGTTGGTTGATGAACATGCAGGAAATGGGCACCGCAGTGCAATTCCGCCTGCCGGTGAAACAGTTCATTCTTAACAACGAGCGCCTCGGCATGGTGCGTCAGTGGCAGGAACTGCTGCATGGCGAACGCTACAGCCACAGCTGGTCCGAAGCCCTGCCCGACTTCGTGAAACTCGCCGAGGCCTTTGGCGCCAAAGGCATACTTTGCTCGGACCCTGACGATCTGGACGACGCGATCATGGAAATGATCAATCATGATGGCCCGGTGATCTTCGACTGTCTGGTCGAGAAACACGAGAACTGCTTCCCGATGATCCCGTCAGGCAAACCGCACAACGAAATGCTTTTGGGCGAGGCCAACACGCAGGGCGTCATCCAGTCCGGCGGCGCGGTATTGGTGTAA
- a CDS encoding amidase produces MSEFLDWDAVDLIAALRGGRLSAETVMQATLARIAERNPAVNAIVDLRADEELLAEARAADAVPENERGKLHGLPIAIKALADVKGTRNTQGSSLFADNISAQDSRFVALMREEGAIFIGKTNVPEFGLGSHSYNPVHGVTRNPYDHSRTAGGSSGGAAVALATGMVALADGSDMMGSLRNPAAWNNVYGFRPSWGVVPREPGSESFWQQLSTIGPMARSPRDMAVMLDVIAQPEGQVPFNMPAQDWELPEEGAASGRRIGWLGDWGGAMPMEGGVLELCRRGFEVLDGLGAELCDLAPPFEAEDMFQSWADLRSFALAGELAPLYADDTKRDRLKPEAQWEVKRGMDMPAMDLHRATKVRSDWFAAAARMFDTVDAVVLPVAQCWPFPAEWDWPKEISGAAMDTYHRWMQVMVPASLLGLPVVSVPVGFSAQGLPMGMQIIGAKGADRTVLEIAQAYHKATNWPEKRP; encoded by the coding sequence ATGAGCGAATTTCTTGATTGGGATGCAGTCGACTTGATTGCGGCGCTGCGGGGCGGGCGCCTGAGTGCGGAAACCGTGATGCAAGCGACATTGGCGCGGATTGCTGAGCGTAATCCGGCAGTGAATGCGATTGTCGATTTGCGGGCAGATGAGGAATTGCTGGCGGAGGCGCGGGCGGCGGACGCGGTGCCTGAGAATGAGCGCGGCAAGCTGCATGGGCTGCCAATTGCGATCAAGGCGTTGGCGGACGTTAAGGGCACGCGCAATACGCAAGGCTCATCTTTGTTTGCCGACAATATCTCCGCCCAAGACAGCCGGTTTGTGGCGCTGATGCGCGAGGAAGGCGCTATTTTTATTGGCAAAACCAATGTGCCGGAGTTCGGGCTGGGCAGCCACAGCTACAACCCTGTGCATGGGGTGACGCGCAATCCGTATGACCATAGCCGCACGGCTGGCGGCAGTTCCGGTGGCGCTGCGGTTGCGCTGGCCACGGGCATGGTGGCGCTGGCGGATGGCAGCGACATGATGGGCAGCCTGCGCAATCCAGCGGCGTGGAACAATGTGTATGGGTTCCGGCCAAGCTGGGGCGTGGTGCCGCGGGAGCCGGGCAGCGAAAGTTTTTGGCAGCAGTTGAGCACAATCGGCCCGATGGCGCGCAGCCCGCGCGATATGGCTGTGATGTTAGACGTTATTGCGCAACCCGAGGGACAAGTGCCTTTCAACATGCCCGCTCAGGATTGGGAATTGCCGGAGGAAGGGGCTGCTTCAGGTCGACGGATCGGCTGGTTAGGTGACTGGGGTGGGGCGATGCCCATGGAAGGCGGAGTGCTGGAGCTCTGCAGGAGAGGGTTCGAAGTCCTTGATGGCCTGGGCGCTGAACTGTGCGATCTGGCCCCGCCGTTCGAAGCCGAAGACATGTTCCAGAGTTGGGCGGATTTGCGGTCTTTTGCGTTGGCTGGCGAATTGGCGCCACTCTATGCGGACGACACCAAGCGAGACCGGCTTAAGCCTGAGGCTCAGTGGGAAGTCAAACGTGGCATGGATATGCCTGCGATGGACCTGCATCGGGCCACCAAAGTTCGTTCCGATTGGTTCGCGGCCGCGGCGAGAATGTTTGACACTGTTGATGCGGTGGTGCTGCCCGTGGCTCAGTGTTGGCCGTTTCCCGCGGAGTGGGATTGGCCAAAGGAAATCTCAGGGGCGGCAATGGATACCTACCACCGCTGGATGCAAGTGATGGTGCCTGCCAGCCTTTTGGGGCTGCCGGTCGTCAGTGTGCCCGTAGGATTTAGCGCGCAGGGCCTGCCGATGGGGATGCAGATCATCGGCGCTAAAGGCGCTGACAGGACGGTTCTGGAGATTGCTCAGGCCTATCACAAGGCAACGAACTGGCCGGAGAAACGACCATAG